One window of Alkaliphilus metalliredigens QYMF genomic DNA carries:
- a CDS encoding XTP/dITP diphosphatase, whose translation MKHQIVVIATGNKHKLEEIQEILKTFPIEIKSMKDVGLEGLEIIEDGVTFEDNAKIKARIIMEKTGYVTIADDSGLEVDYLNNEPGVYSARFAGENATDQENNEKLLKLLKDIPMESRKARFVCAMAAIFPNGEEIVLRGECPGVIDTVPRGTGGFGYDPLFIVPEYQLTFAELGAERKNEISHRARALEKMKILLEDKLGSE comes from the coding sequence ATGAAGCATCAAATTGTTGTCATTGCTACGGGAAATAAACATAAGCTTGAAGAAATTCAAGAAATTCTTAAAACATTTCCCATAGAAATTAAATCCATGAAGGATGTTGGACTAGAAGGGTTAGAGATTATTGAAGATGGTGTGACATTTGAAGATAATGCAAAAATCAAAGCCAGAATCATTATGGAAAAGACGGGATATGTAACCATCGCTGATGATTCTGGACTTGAGGTAGATTACTTAAATAATGAACCAGGCGTTTACTCAGCACGATTTGCTGGAGAAAATGCCACGGATCAAGAGAATAATGAAAAACTTTTAAAACTCCTAAAGGACATACCAATGGAAAGTAGAAAAGCAAGATTTGTGTGCGCCATGGCAGCTATTTTCCCAAATGGAGAGGAAATTGTTTTAAGAGGAGAATGTCCAGGAGTAATAGATACTGTACCTAGAGGAACCGGTGGATTTGGATATGATCCCCTCTTTATCGTACCGGAATATCAGTTAACCTTTGCGGAATTAGGCGCAGAAAGAAAAAATGAAATCAGTCACCGGGCAAGGGCTCTAGAAAAAATGAAAATTTTGTTAGAGGACAAGTTAGGAAGTGAATAA